The following are from one region of the Escherichia sp. E4742 genome:
- the dsbE gene encoding thiol:disulfide interchange protein DsbE: MKRKVLLLPLIIFLAIAAALLWQLARNAEGDDPTNLESALIGKPVPKFRLESLDNPGQFYQADVLTQGKPVLLNVWATWCPTCRAEHQYLNQLSAQGIRVVGMNYKDDRQKAISWLKELGNPYALSLFDGDGMLGLDLGVYGAPETFLIDGNGIIRYRHAGDLNPRVWEEEIKPLWEKYSKEAAQ; this comes from the coding sequence ATGAAGCGCAAAGTATTGTTACTTCCTTTGATTATCTTTCTGGCGATTGCCGCGGCGCTGCTGTGGCAGCTGGCGCGTAATGCCGAAGGGGATGATCCGACCAATCTGGAATCGGCGCTCATTGGCAAGCCGGTGCCGAAGTTTCGCCTCGAATCACTGGACAATCCGGGGCAGTTTTATCAGGCGGATGTGCTGACTCAGGGCAAACCAGTGCTGCTTAACGTCTGGGCGACCTGGTGTCCGACCTGCCGTGCGGAACATCAATATCTGAATCAGCTTTCTGCGCAGGGCATCCGCGTGGTCGGCATGAACTATAAAGACGACAGGCAGAAGGCAATCAGCTGGCTGAAAGAGCTGGGTAATCCTTACGCGCTAAGCCTGTTTGATGGCGACGGCATGTTAGGTCTGGATCTCGGTGTCTATGGCGCGCCAGAAACGTTCCTCATCGATGGTAATGGCATCATTCGCTATCGCCATGCGGGTGATCTCAATCCTCGCGTCTGGGAAGAAGAGATCAAGCCGCTGTGGGAGAAATACAGTAAGGAGGCCGCACAATGA
- the bcr gene encoding multidrug efflux MFS transporter Bcr translates to MTTRQHSSFAIVFILGLLAMLMPLSIDMYLPALPVISAQFGVPAGSTQMTLSTYILGFALGQLIYGPMADSFGRKPVVLGGTLVFAAAAVACALAQTIDQLIVMRFFHGLAAAAASVVINALMRDIYPKEEFSRMMSFVMLVTTIAPLMAPIVGGWVLVWLSWHYIFWILAVAAILASAMIFFLIKETLPPERRQPFHIRTTIGNFAALFRHKRVLSYMLASGFSFAGMFSFLSAGPFVYIEINHVAPENFGYYFALNIVFLFVMTIFNSRFVRRIGALNMFRSGLWIQFIMAAWMVISALLGLGFWSLVVGVAAFVGCVSMVSSNAMAVILDEFPHMAGTASSLAGTFRFGIGAIVGALLSLATFNSAWPMIWSIAFCATSSILFCLYASRPKKR, encoded by the coding sequence GTGACCACTCGACAGCATTCGTCGTTTGCTATTGTCTTTATCCTTGGCCTTTTGGCCATGTTAATGCCGCTGTCGATTGATATGTATCTGCCCGCGCTGCCAGTGATTTCAGCGCAGTTTGGTGTGCCAGCGGGCAGCACGCAGATGACCCTGAGTACTTATATTCTGGGTTTTGCGTTGGGGCAGTTAATCTACGGGCCGATGGCGGATAGCTTCGGGCGCAAGCCGGTTGTCCTCGGTGGTACGCTGGTGTTTGCCGCGGCGGCGGTGGCGTGCGCGCTGGCGCAAACCATCGATCAGCTGATTGTGATGCGTTTCTTCCACGGTCTGGCTGCGGCTGCGGCCAGCGTGGTTATCAACGCTTTGATGCGTGATATCTACCCGAAAGAAGAGTTCTCGCGGATGATGTCGTTTGTCATGCTGGTGACCACCATTGCACCGTTGATGGCACCGATTGTTGGCGGTTGGGTGCTGGTGTGGTTGAGCTGGCATTACATCTTCTGGATCCTCGCTGTGGCGGCAATTCTGGCTTCGGCAATGATCTTCTTCCTGATCAAAGAAACGTTACCGCCGGAGCGTCGCCAACCGTTCCACATTCGTACCACTATCGGTAACTTTGCTGCGCTGTTCCGCCATAAGCGTGTCCTGAGTTATATGCTGGCCAGTGGTTTCAGCTTTGCCGGGATGTTCTCGTTCTTAAGCGCCGGACCGTTTGTCTACATTGAAATCAACCACGTTGCGCCGGAAAACTTTGGTTATTACTTTGCGCTAAACATTGTTTTCCTGTTCGTGATGACCATCTTTAACAGCCGCTTCGTTCGCCGTATTGGCGCGTTAAATATGTTCCGCTCGGGGTTGTGGATACAATTTATTATGGCGGCGTGGATGGTTATCAGCGCGCTACTGGGGCTGGGATTCTGGTCGCTGGTGGTTGGCGTTGCGGCGTTTGTGGGCTGCGTATCGATGGTGTCTTCTAACGCGATGGCGGTCATTCTGGATGAGTTCCCCCATATGGCGGGAACTGCGTCGTCGCTGGCAGGAACCTTCCGTTTTGGTATTGGCGCGATTGTTGGCGCACTGCTTTCGCTGGCGACGTTTAACTCTGCATGGCCAATGATCTGGTCCATTGCTTTCTGTGCGACCAGTTCCATTCTCTTCTGTCTTTACGCCAGTCGACCGAAAAAACGGTGA
- the rsuA gene encoding 16S rRNA pseudouridine(516) synthase RsuA: MRLDKFIAQQLGVSRAIAGREIRGNRVTVDGEIVRNAAFKLLPEHDVAYDGNPLAQQHGPRYFMLNKPQGYVCSTDDPDHPTVLYFLDEPVAWKLHAAGRLDIDTTGLVLMTDDGQWSHRITSPRHHCEKTYLVTLESPVADDTAEQFAKGVQLHNEKDLTKPAVLEVITPTQVRLTISEGRYHQVKRMFAAVGNHVVELHRERIGGITLDADLAPGEYRPLTAEEIASVG; this comes from the coding sequence ATGCGACTTGATAAATTTATCGCACAGCAACTCGGTGTTAGCCGTGCTATTGCCGGGCGTGAAATCCGCGGCAATCGTGTCACCGTTGATGGCGAAATCGTCCGCAATGCAGCGTTCAAACTGCTCCCTGAACACGATGTTGCTTATGATGGCAATCCGCTGGCGCAGCAACACGGCCCGCGTTATTTCATGCTCAACAAGCCCCAGGGCTATGTTTGCTCAACTGATGACCCGGATCACCCAACGGTGCTCTATTTTCTGGATGAACCTGTGGCGTGGAAACTGCACGCGGCGGGGCGGTTGGATATTGATACCACCGGTCTGGTGCTGATGACTGACGACGGTCAGTGGTCGCATCGCATTACTTCTCCGCGTCATCATTGCGAGAAGACCTATCTGGTGACGCTTGAATCACCCGTAGCTGACGATACGGCGGAGCAATTTGCCAAAGGCGTACAGCTGCATAACGAAAAAGATCTCACTAAGCCAGCGGTGCTGGAAGTGATTACCCCTACGCAGGTCCGGCTGACCATCAGTGAAGGGCGTTATCATCAGGTGAAACGCATGTTCGCCGCCGTGGGTAACCACGTGGTTGAGCTGCATCGTGAACGTATTGGCGGTATTACTCTGGATGCAGATTTAGCCCCAGGTGAATATCGTCCATTAACTGCAGAAGAAATTGCCAGCGTCGGTTAA
- the ccmH gene encoding cytochrome c-type biogenesis thiol:disulfide oxidoreductase CcmH, which produces MRFLLGVLMLMISGSALATIDVLQFKDEAQEQQFRQLTEELRCPKCQNNSIADSNSMIATDLRQKVYELMQEGKSKKEIVDYMVARYGNFVTYDPPLTPLTVLLWVLPVVAIGIGGWVIYARSRRRVRVVQEEFPEQSVPEGKRAGYVVFLPGIVVALIVAGVSYYQTGNYQQVKIWQQATAQAPALLDRALDPKADPLNEEEMSRLALGMRTQLQKNPGDIEGWIMLGRVGMALGNASIATDAYATAYRLDPKNSDAALGYAEALTRSSDPNDNRLGGELLRQLVRTDHSNIRVLSMYAFNAFEQQRFGEAVAAWEMMLKLLPANDTRRAVIERSIAQAMQHLSPQESK; this is translated from the coding sequence ATGAGGTTTTTATTGGGCGTGCTGATGCTGATGATCTCCGGCTCGGCGCTGGCGACCATCGACGTGTTGCAGTTTAAGGATGAAGCGCAGGAACAGCAGTTTCGCCAACTCACTGAAGAACTACGCTGCCCGAAATGCCAGAACAACAGCATTGCCGATTCTAACTCGATGATTGCGACCGACCTGCGCCAGAAAGTGTATGAACTGATGCAGGAAGGTAAAAGTAAGAAAGAGATTGTCGATTATATGGTGGCGCGCTATGGCAACTTCGTCACTTACGATCCGCCGTTAACGCCGCTGACCGTGCTGCTGTGGGTGCTACCGGTAGTAGCTATTGGTATCGGCGGTTGGGTTATTTATGCCCGCTCGCGGCGTCGGGTACGCGTGGTGCAGGAAGAGTTTCCTGAACAAAGCGTGCCGGAAGGTAAGCGTGCCGGATATGTTGTTTTTCTGCCGGGTATTGTGGTGGCGTTAATTGTGGCTGGCGTCAGCTACTACCAGACCGGCAATTATCAGCAGGTGAAAATCTGGCAGCAGGCCACGGCGCAGGCTCCGGCATTGCTGGACAGGGCGCTGGATCCGAAAGCCGATCCGCTCAATGAAGAAGAGATGTCGCGCCTTGCACTTGGAATGCGTACTCAACTGCAAAAAAATCCGGGAGATATAGAAGGCTGGATTATGTTGGGCCGCGTTGGGATGGCGCTGGGTAACGCCAGTATCGCGACTGATGCATATGCCACTGCGTATCGCCTCGATCCAAAGAACAGTGATGCCGCGCTGGGGTATGCTGAAGCGTTGACACGTTCATCTGATCCCAACGACAACCGCCTCGGCGGTGAACTGCTACGCCAGTTGGTGAGAACGGACCACAGCAATATTCGCGTGTTAAGCATGTATGCGTTTAACGCCTTTGAGCAGCAGCGATTTGGCGAAGCCGTTGCCGCGTGGGAGATGATGTTGAAACTCTTACCTGCCAACGATACTCGCCGTGCGGTGATTGAACGCAGTATCGCGCAGGCGATGCAGCATTTATCACCACAGGAGAGTAAATAA
- a CDS encoding DEAD/DEAH box helicase produces the protein MIFTLRPYQQEAVDATLNHFRRHKTPAVIVLPTGAGKSLVIAELARLARGRVLVLAHVKELVAQNHAKYQALGLEADIFAAGLKRKESHGKVVFGSVQSVARNLDAFQGEFSLLIVDECHRIGDDEESQYQQILTHLTKVNPHLRLLGLTATPFRLGKGWIYQFHYHGMVRGDEKALFRDCIYELPLRYMIKHGYLTPPERLDMPVVQYDFSRLQAQSNGLFSEADLNRELKKQQRITPHIISQIMEFAEKRKGVMIFAATVEHAKEIVGLLPAEDAALITGDTPGAERDVLIEDFKAQRFRYLVNVAVLTTGFDAPHVDLIAILRPTESVSLYQQIVGRGLRLAPGKTDCLILDYAGNPHDLYAPEVGTPKGKSDNVPVQVFCPACGFANTFWGKTTADGTLIEHFGRRCQGWFEDDDGHREQCDFRFRFKNCPQCNAENDIAARRCRECDTVLVDPDDMLKAALRLKDALVLRCSGMSLQHGHDEKGEWLKITYYDEDGADVSERFRLQTPAQRTAFEQLFIRPHTRTPGIPLRWITAADILAQQALLRHPDFVVARMKGQYWQVREKIFDYEGRFRRAHELRG, from the coding sequence ATGATTTTTACACTTCGTCCATACCAGCAAGAAGCCGTGGATGCCACGCTCAACCATTTTCGTCGTCATAAAACCCCTGCCGTTATCGTGCTGCCTACCGGAGCAGGTAAAAGCCTGGTGATTGCCGAACTGGCACGGCTGGCGCGTGGTCGTGTTCTGGTGCTGGCACACGTCAAAGAACTGGTGGCGCAGAACCATGCTAAATACCAGGCGTTGGGGCTGGAAGCCGATATTTTTGCCGCCGGGCTAAAACGCAAGGAGAGCCACGGTAAAGTGGTATTTGGCAGCGTGCAATCGGTCGCCCGTAATCTTGATGCCTTTCAGGGTGAATTTTCGCTGTTGATTGTCGATGAATGCCACCGTATTGGTGACGACGAAGAGAGCCAGTATCAGCAAATCCTTACTCACCTGACAAAAGTGAATCCCCACTTACGCCTGCTTGGGCTGACTGCCACGCCCTTTCGGCTGGGTAAAGGCTGGATTTACCAGTTTCATTATCACGGTATGGTACGCGGCGACGAGAAAGCCCTTTTCCGTGACTGCATTTATGAGTTGCCGCTGCGCTATATGATTAAACACGGCTATCTGACACCACCGGAACGGCTGGATATGCCGGTTGTGCAGTACGATTTCAGTCGCTTGCAGGCGCAGAGCAATGGGCTGTTCAGCGAAGCTGATCTCAACCGGGAACTGAAAAAACAGCAACGTATTACTCCACACATCATCAGCCAGATTATGGAGTTCGCCGAAAAGCGTAAAGGGGTGATGATTTTCGCCGCGACGGTTGAACACGCAAAAGAGATTGTCGGTTTGCTACCCGCAGAAGATGCTGCACTGATTACTGGCGACACGCCCGGCGCTGAGCGCGATGTATTAATTGAAGATTTTAAAGCCCAGCGTTTTCGCTATCTGGTCAACGTTGCGGTGCTGACCACCGGATTTGACGCCCCGCACGTCGATCTTATCGCCATTCTGCGCCCTACCGAATCAGTGAGTCTTTACCAACAAATTGTCGGGCGCGGTCTGCGTCTGGCGCCGGGTAAAACAGATTGCTTAATTCTCGATTATGCGGGCAATCCTCATGACCTCTACGCACCGGAAGTTGGTACACCGAAAGGCAAAAGTGACAACGTCCCGGTGCAGGTTTTCTGCCCTGCTTGTGGCTTTGCCAACACCTTTTGGGGGAAAACGACCGCCGACGGGACATTGATTGAACACTTTGGTCGTCGCTGTCAGGGATGGTTTGAAGATGACGACGGTCATCGCGAACAGTGTGACTTCCGTTTCCGTTTTAAAAATTGCCCACAATGTAACGCGGAAAACGATATTGCAGCCCGCCGCTGCCGCGAATGTGACACGGTACTGGTTGATCCAGACGACATGTTAAAAGCGGCGCTACGACTGAAAGACGCCCTGGTATTACGCTGTAGCGGCATGTCTTTGCAGCATGGTCACGACGAAAAAGGCGAATGGCTGAAAATCACCTATTACGATGAAGACGGCGCGGATGTGAGTGAGCGTTTCCGTCTGCAAACGCCCGCCCAGCGTACTGCCTTCGAACAGCTTTTTATCCGCCCGCATACGCGTACACCGGGCATCCCTTTGCGCTGGATAACCGCTGCCGATATCCTCGCCCAACAAGCGTTGCTGCGCCATCCGGATTTCGTCGTCGCACGAATGAAAGGCCAGTACTGGCAGGTGCGTGAAAAAATATTCGATTACGAAGGTCGTTTTCGGCGGGCGCATGAATTACGCGGTTAA
- the yejK gene encoding nucleoid-associated protein YejK — MSLDINQIALHQLIKRDEQNLELVLRDSLLEPTETVVEMVAELHRVYSAKNKAYGLFSEESELAQTLRLQRQGEEDFLAFSRAATGRLRDELAKYPFADGGFVLFCHYRYLAVEYLLICVLSNLSSMRVNENLDINPTHYLDINHADIVARIDLTEWETNPESTRYLTFLKGRVGRKVADFFMDFLGASEGLNAKAQNRGLLQAVDDFTAEAQLDKAERQNVRQQVYSYCNEQLQAGEEIELESLSKELAGVSEVSFTEFAAEKGYELEESFPADRSTLRQLTKFAGSGGGLTINFDAMLLGERIFWDPATDTLTIKGTPPNLRDQLQRRTSGGN; from the coding sequence ATGAGTCTGGATATCAACCAGATTGCTCTGCACCAGCTTATCAAGCGTGATGAGCAGAACCTTGAGCTGGTGTTGCGCGATTCATTGCTGGAACCGACGGAAACCGTCGTTGAGATGGTGGCAGAGCTGCATCGGGTCTATAGCGCCAAGAACAAAGCCTACGGTTTGTTCAGCGAAGAGAGTGAACTGGCGCAGACGCTGCGCTTGCAACGTCAGGGCGAAGAGGACTTTCTGGCATTTAGCCGCGCGGCAACCGGTCGCCTGCGTGACGAACTGGCAAAATATCCGTTTGCTGATGGCGGTTTCGTTCTGTTTTGCCACTATCGTTATCTGGCAGTTGAGTATTTGCTGATTTGCGTGCTGAGCAATCTAAGCAGTATGCGCGTCAACGAAAATCTCGACATCAACCCGACCCATTATCTTGATATCAATCATGCGGATATTGTGGCGCGTATTGATTTAACTGAGTGGGAAACCAATCCGGAATCGACGCGCTACCTGACTTTCCTGAAAGGGCGAGTCGGACGCAAAGTCGCCGATTTCTTTATGGATTTCCTCGGTGCCAGCGAAGGGTTGAACGCCAAAGCGCAAAACCGAGGTCTGTTGCAAGCGGTCGACGACTTCACCGCAGAAGCGCAACTGGATAAAGCAGAACGGCAGAACGTTCGCCAGCAAGTTTATAGCTATTGTAATGAGCAATTGCAGGCGGGCGAGGAGATTGAACTGGAGTCGCTGTCAAAAGAGTTGGCGGGCGTCAGCGAAGTGAGCTTCACGGAGTTTGCTGCTGAAAAAGGGTATGAACTGGAAGAGAGCTTCCCGGCAGACCGTAGCACACTGCGTCAATTGACGAAGTTTGCCGGTAGCGGCGGTGGCTTGACCATCAACTTTGATGCGATGCTGTTAGGCGAACGGATTTTCTGGGACCCGGCGACCGATACGCTGACCATTAAAGGCACGCCGCCGAACCTGCGCGATCAATTGCAGCGCCGGACGTCTGGCGGTAATTAA
- a CDS encoding YejL family protein, with the protein MPQISRYSDEQVEQLLAELLNVLEKHKAPTDLSLMVLGNMVTNLINTSIAPAQRQAIANSFARALQSSINEDKAH; encoded by the coding sequence ATGCCACAAATTTCCCGCTACAGTGATGAACAGGTTGAACAATTGCTCGCAGAGCTGCTCAACGTACTGGAAAAACATAAGGCTCCGACCGACCTTTCCCTGATGGTGTTAGGCAATATGGTCACCAACCTTATCAACACCAGCATTGCCCCGGCTCAACGCCAGGCGATTGCCAACTCTTTTGCCCGCGCTTTGCAGTCCTCGATCAACGAAGACAAAGCGCACTAA
- the narP gene encoding nitrate/nitrite response regulator protein NarP: protein MPEATPFQVLIVDDHPLMRRGVRQLLELDPGFEVVAEAGDGASAIDLANRLDIDVILLDLNMKGMSGLDTLNALRRDGVTAQIIILTVSDASSDIFALIDAGADGYLLKDSDPEVLLEAIRAGAKGSKVFSERVSQYLREREMFGAEEDPFSVLTERELDVLHELAQGLSNKQIASVLNISEQTVKVHIRNLLRKLNVRSRVAATILFLQQRGAQ from the coding sequence ATGCCTGAAGCAACGCCTTTTCAGGTGCTGATTGTGGATGATCATCCACTTATGCGACGCGGTGTTCGTCAGTTACTGGAGCTTGACCCTGGCTTTGAAGTGGTCGCCGAAGCAGGCGACGGCGCTAGTGCTATCGATCTGGCGAATAGACTGGATATCGACGTGATCTTGCTGGATCTCAATATGAAAGGTATGAGTGGCCTGGATACCCTCAATGCCTTGCGCAGGGATGGCGTTACCGCGCAAATTATTATCCTGACCGTTTCAGATGCCTCCAGCGATATCTTTGCATTGATAGACGCAGGCGCTGACGGTTATCTGTTGAAAGATAGCGATCCGGAAGTGTTGCTGGAAGCGATTCGCGCCGGAGCAAAAGGTAGCAAAGTCTTTAGTGAACGCGTCAGTCAGTACTTACGCGAGCGTGAAATGTTTGGCGCTGAAGAAGACCCCTTCAGCGTGCTAACGGAGCGTGAATTAGATGTTCTGCACGAACTGGCACAAGGACTGTCCAATAAGCAGATCGCTTCGGTACTGAATATTTCTGAGCAGACGGTAAAAGTCCATATCCGCAATCTGCTGCGTAAACTCAACGTCCGCTCACGCGTGGCGGCCACCATTCTGTTCCTGCAACAACGCGGGGCGCAATAA
- the yejM gene encoding LPS biosynthesis-modulating metalloenzyme YejM, translating into MVTHRQRYREKVSQMVSWGHWFALFNILLSLVIGSRYLFIADWPTTLAGRIYSYVSIIGHFSFLVFATYLLILFPLTFIVGSQRLMRFLSVILATVGMTLLLIDSEVFTRFHLHLNPIVWQLVINPDENEMARDWQLMFISVPVILLIELVFATWSWQKLRSLTRRRRFARPLAAFLFIAFIASHMVYIWADANFYRPITMQRANLPLSYPMTARRFLEKHGLLDAQEYQRRLIEQGNPDAVSVQYPLSELRYRDMGTGQNVLLITVDGLNYSRYEKQMPALAGFAEENISFTRHLSSGNTTDNGIFGLFYGISPSYMDGILSTRTPAALITALNQQGYQLGLFSSDGFTSPLYRQALLSDFSMPSVHTQSDEQTATQWINWLGRYAQEDNRWFSWVSFNGTNIDDSNQQAFARKYSRAAGNVDGQINRVLNALRESGKLDNTVVIITAGRGIPLSEDEETFDWSRGHLQVPLVIHWPGTPAQRINALTDHTDLMTTLMQRLLHVSTPASEYSQGQDLFNPERRHYWVTAADNDTLAITTPKMTLVLNNNGKYRTYNLRGERVRDEKPQLSLLLQVLTDEKRFIAN; encoded by the coding sequence ATGGTAACTCATCGTCAGCGCTACCGTGAAAAAGTCTCCCAGATGGTCAGCTGGGGGCACTGGTTTGCACTGTTCAACATTCTGCTCTCACTTGTCATTGGCAGTCGTTACCTGTTTATCGCCGACTGGCCGACAACGCTTGCGGGTCGTATTTATTCCTATGTAAGCATTATCGGCCACTTCAGCTTTCTGGTGTTCGCCACCTACTTGCTGATCCTCTTCCCGCTGACCTTTATCGTCGGCTCACAGAGGCTAATGAGGTTTTTGTCCGTCATTCTGGCCACTGTGGGAATGACGCTGTTACTGATCGACAGCGAAGTCTTTACCCGTTTCCATCTCCATCTTAATCCCATCGTCTGGCAGTTGGTTATCAATCCGGACGAGAATGAGATGGCACGCGACTGGCAGCTAATGTTTATCAGCGTGCCAGTTATTTTATTGATTGAACTGGTGTTTGCGACGTGGAGCTGGCAAAAGCTGCGCAGTCTGACGCGTCGTCGACGCTTCGCCCGTCCGCTGGCCGCATTCTTATTTATCGCCTTTATCGCCTCACACATGGTGTATATCTGGGCCGATGCTAACTTCTATCGCCCTATCACCATGCAGCGCGCTAACCTGCCGCTTTCGTACCCGATGACGGCGCGACGTTTTCTTGAGAAGCATGGTCTGCTTGATGCGCAGGAGTATCAACGCCGTCTGATCGAGCAAGGCAATCCAGACGCTGTTTCTGTACAGTATCCGTTAAGCGAATTGCGCTACCGCGATATGGGCACCGGGCAAAATGTGTTGTTGATTACTGTCGATGGCCTGAACTACTCACGCTACGAGAAGCAGATGCCTGCACTGGCGGGTTTTGCCGAAGAAAATATTTCGTTCACGCGCCATTTGAGTTCCGGCAACACCACCGACAACGGTATCTTTGGCTTGTTCTATGGTATCTCGCCAAGCTATATGGACGGTATTCTGTCGACCCGTACGCCTGCGGCGTTAATTACCGCGCTCAACCAGCAAGGCTATCAGTTGGGCTTATTCTCGTCAGATGGCTTTACCAGTCCGCTGTATCGCCAGGCATTGTTGTCAGACTTCTCGATGCCGAGCGTACATACACAATCCGATGAGCAGACCGCCACGCAGTGGATCAACTGGCTTGGCCGCTACGCGCAAGAAGATAACCGCTGGTTCTCTTGGGTATCTTTCAATGGCACCAACATTGACGACAGCAATCAGCAAGCATTTGCCCGGAAATATAGCCGCGCGGCTGGTAATGTCGATGGCCAGATCAATCGCGTCCTGAATGCGTTACGTGAATCCGGGAAACTGGACAACACGGTGGTGATTATCACTGCTGGTCGCGGCATTCCGCTGAGCGAAGATGAAGAAACCTTTGACTGGTCACGTGGCCATCTTCAGGTGCCATTAGTCATTCACTGGCCAGGCACACCGGCACAGCGTATTAATGCCTTGACCGATCATACTGATCTTATGACCACGCTGATGCAACGCCTGCTACACGTCAGTACGCCTGCCAGCGAATACTCACAAGGTCAGGACTTGTTCAACCCTGAACGCCGTCATTACTGGGTAACAGCCGCGGATAACGATACGCTGGCAATTACCACACCGAAAATGACGCTAGTACTGAACAATAACGGTAAATACCGCACTTACAACTTACGTGGTGAAAGAGTGAGAGACGAAAAACCACAGTTGAGTTTGTTATTGCAGGTGCTGACAGACGAGAAGCGTTTTATCGCTAACTGA
- the rplY gene encoding 50S ribosomal protein L25: MFTINAEVRKEQGKGASRRLRAANKFPAIIYGGKEAPLAIELDHDKVMNMQAKAEFYSEVLTIVVDGKEIKVKAQDVQRHPYKPKLQHIDFVRA, from the coding sequence ATGTTTACTATCAACGCAGAAGTACGTAAAGAGCAGGGTAAGGGTGCGAGCCGCCGCCTGCGTGCCGCTAACAAGTTCCCGGCAATCATCTACGGTGGCAAAGAAGCGCCGCTGGCTATCGAGCTGGATCACGACAAAGTCATGAACATGCAAGCTAAAGCTGAATTCTACAGCGAAGTTCTGACCATCGTTGTTGACGGTAAAGAAATCAAAGTTAAAGCTCAGGACGTACAGCGTCATCCGTACAAACCGAAGCTGCAGCACATCGACTTCGTTCGCGCTTAA